The window CGGCAGTCCGCAGACCGCCCGCAGCTGCTGTTCAAATTGGTTCGTCACCGACGCGTCGATGGTCAGGTGCCCCGAATTGTGGGGGCGCGGGGCGAGTTCGTTGATGATCAGCCGTCCGTTCTTGGCCAAAAAGAATTCCACGCACATCACCCCCACCACGTCCAGGGCCCGCAACACCTCGTGGGCGATTTTGACGGCCTCCGCCGATTGCCGCGCCGTGGGGGTCACCGCCGGCGACACCGAGAGGTCGAGGATGTGGTTGGCGTGGGCGTTCTCAATGGCGCCCCAGTCGGTCACGGCGCCGTTCACGGAACGCGCCGCCACCACCGACAGCTCGCAGGAAAAATCAATGAACGATTCCAGCACCGCTTCCCGGCCGCCCAGGGCGGCGAAAGCGTCGGCGGCCTCTTCCGGTTTGCGGATGACCCGTTGGCCTTTCCCATCGTAACCGAAGCCGGCGGTTTTGAGCACGGCGGGAGTGCCCAACGCGGTCAGGGCGTCCGTCAATTCCGCCGGGTTCCGCACGTGGCGGAAGGCGGCGACGGGGAAACCCTTTTGGGACAAAAATTGTTTTTCGCGCAGACGGTGTTGGGAAATGTGCAGGGCCTGGGCGTTGGGCCGCACGGGAGCGCCCTCTTCGGCGGCGGTCACGCAGGCCGCGGGGACGTTCTCGAACTCGAAAGTCACGACCTTCACCCCCCGGGCGAACTCCCGGACGGCGTCCAGGTCGTTGTAAGAAGCCGTGATTTCCACGTCGGCCACTTGGCCGGTGGGGGTGTCGGACTCGGGAGAAAATGTGTGGACACGGTAGCCGAGCCGGCG of the Elusimicrobiota bacterium genome contains:
- a CDS encoding 5-(carboxyamino)imidazole ribonucleotide synthase, whose product is MTVVPPGSAVGVLGSGQLGRMFALAARRLGYRVHTFSPESDTPTGQVADVEITASYNDLDAVREFARGVKVVTFEFENVPAACVTAAEEGAPVRPNAQALHISQHRLREKQFLSQKGFPVAAFRHVRNPAELTDALTALGTPAVLKTAGFGYDGKGQRVIRKPEEAADAFAALGGREAVLESFIDFSCELSVVAARSVNGAVTDWGAIENAHANHILDLSVSPAVTPTARQSAEAVKIAHEVLRALDVVGVMCVEFFLAKNGRLIINELAPRPHNSGHLTIDASVTNQFEQQLRAVCGLPLGATDFFAPAAMANLLGDLWAKGEPVWQRGLVLPDVKLHLYGKAEARPGRKMGHLTALARTAAEARDLALTARRALSPL